DNA from Daucus carota subsp. sativus chromosome 1, DH1 v3.0, whole genome shotgun sequence:
TCTCAATACATTTCCTATATGCTCTTGCAACCGACCCATTTCAAGTGTTTTCGAACCCAAAAAGTAAAGGAAAAACAAACTGCGCATGGGTATATAAAGTTTTGAAGCATGTactgaaaagtaatcatgttctccACTATTATTTCCATTAACTTTTCCAAACTTCTAAGACATACACCACCACTGCATATAAAAGCAAAGCATATAGGCTCTTCCAACAGAACTGATTGATCATATATTGCCCTGTACATCGATTGCCTACAACACGGACATTAAACTTGCAAGAACATAGGTGCGTAAAAATCtaaaagatattgagatgcaaCTCCGAAACAATCCCTAGTTTCAAATAAGGATAAACATGATGTTCTAATTAAAGATACtataaaactttgcataccggTAACTATTACAACTCTGTCGCGAGTCGGAATACCCCCACATGATGGCATATTGAGCATAAGCTTTATGTTTTGTCTACAACTACAGTACATTGATACATAGATAATGACGAATGCTCATGAACTGATCGACGCACTTTGCTTTCTCGCATGCTCCGGGATCAGCTTTCCCAGCATCTCAGGCGACACATGCTTCAGCTCTAAAGAATTGTAGCAGAAAAAAGATAACAATTAGTTAAAATATGCAACAAAAAATGGATCATATATAACAGTCTCCGAAGACCTTACCGTGAGACTTGAAGTTAAACAGCGGAGGAAGAAATCGTCCATTTGGCAGGCGGGTGTTTGGGTCACGAAGCTCATCATAAAAGGGATGCATTAAGGCATCCAACTGCAAtggggcaaaaaaaaaaaagagtacagaataagacaaagatgttcaCTTGTGAAAATAATAGATATCCAACATAGTTTCAGAAAACAAGGCATAGAATAAATAAGAAAACCGAACACAGGCAATCTATCCGTAAAGAGAACATGTCATAGTTTGACAGTATAAGCTTACAGCTGTACTCCTAAGATTCGGAGAATATTGCAGTAGCCGTGACACGAGATCCACTGCTTCTGGAGGCATGCGCTTGTGGAATATCTGTGCACCAACACATTAATGAGCATCAcacattcaaaagaaaaaaaaatcaagaaactcCAATAGAGTATGTTATTCAGACCTTGTGCCATGGATGCGCTTTTATCTGAGGAAATTTAAATTCGGTGTAGTTGGGATTCATGCATTTAATTTCCTCTCTTGTAGGGGTGCCCAAAACCTGCAAAAATAGACGTACTCAGGTCCCTTCTCAACAAATTAGACAGCCTCCCAATCAGGTATGATGGTATATACGATATATTAGGGAAGTTGGTCAGTTACTATAGAATGTGGACAACATCAAAGATCAAAATATGATTCAGCAAATTTTAGTTATAGGCTGAGATGACAGGAAACCTACATAAGCCCATAAGATATGCGGGAAAAGTATGTCATGACGTATAAAATACTTGTAGCTCCAGGTGACAACTAACCTTGATGATTTCCACAAGCTGGTCCACTCCACTCTCACCAGGAAAGAGGGGCTGAGATTACCAAAGCATTATTCAGAGAATCAAATATAACGAGGTCCCAAATAGGCAAAGAAACAATACATACTGTTGATCTTATCTACCTGTCCAAGCAGCAATTCGGCCAAAACACACCCGGCAGACCAGATGTCTATTGCTGTAGTGTACTCCGTTGCACCAAATATAAGTTCTGGGGCTCGGTAGTATCTAGAACAGATGTAGGAAATGTTCGGCTCTCCTTTTACCTGTGCACAATTTGACAACATTCATTAAAATTACTTTGGAAATTCGATGAGAAAAATAATCTACCATTGCAGGATGTATCGATACTAACCAGTACTTTTGCACTTCCAAAGTCACATAGTTTCACTTGGTGTGTGTGTGGGTTTACCTGTGATGTAGATTCCATTTAGTACAAGCATAAATATGTCAGATTAAACTGAAACACTATCGTTCACTGTTCTCATTACATGATGCAGTGAATCTCAGGAATGCTTAGATTATGTCAACTATAAGCTCATTCAGTCGAGTACCCATGTAAAAAGGCCATCATGGGGATAATATCACTATTAGTTGGTGAGGCTATATGATGGACTAATAGTCTGTTTTGATCAaacagtttttaaaaatttacatcAGTAGTCTTACCAGCAAGTTTTGAGGTTTAATGTCTCGGTGGCATACTCCAATACTGCCATGAATATAAGCCAGTGCTCTCAAAATCTGCATAGGACATCATATATAGAAATGCTAATCAATCTAGAGAGTTCCTGAATTTATAAGGAAATGGAAATTTACTAAACAAGTAAGTACAACATATTCACCGTAAAAGCGACAGCAcacattttaacatcattttaaacACATAATTAAGGAGTAAgagattttcatttttatatattatatgcattttgtgtgtgtgtgcctGTTTGCTTTTGTGGGGGTGGGGGgggtgtgggggggggggggggggggggcgtcTTGTTGATGCTGTATAAAGCACACCTGGTAGCTATAAAGTTTCACGTAGATCATAGGCATCCTTTGATTCATCTTGTTGTAATGTCTGATCACACGGTGAACTGTCTCTGGGACGAATTCTAATACAAGGTTAAGATAGAGTTCTTCCTTTTCCGTTGTTGAAAAGAAGCAATGCTTAAGAGAGACCACATTCGGGTGATCAAGAACACGCATGGTTTGAAGCTCCCTGTTTTTGTACCTCTTGTCCTGAAGAACTTTTTTGATAGCAACAGCTTCACCAGTCTCTAGACACTTTGCCTAAAACAGCAAAATGTAGTTTGTACTATTATTAACCAAGTAAAATAAACGATGAAGGAGCACCCCTTGTTAACAG
Protein-coding regions in this window:
- the LOC108204510 gene encoding glycogen synthase kinase-3 homolog MsK-3, with the protein product MASASVVPTLGTKEPTENSAGVDRLPEEMNDMKIRDDKEMEPAIVDGNGTETGHIIVTTIGGRNGQPKQTISYMAERVVGQGSFGVVFQAKCLETGEAVAIKKVLQDKRYKNRELQTMRVLDHPNVVSLKHCFFSTTEKEELYLNLVLEFVPETVHRVIRHYNKMNQRMPMIYVKLYSYQILRALAYIHGSIGVCHRDIKPQNLLVNPHTHQVKLCDFGSAKVLVKGEPNISYICSRYYRAPELIFGATEYTTAIDIWSAGCVLAELLLGQPLFPGESGVDQLVEIIKVLGTPTREEIKCMNPNYTEFKFPQIKAHPWHKIFHKRMPPEAVDLVSRLLQYSPNLRSTALDALMHPFYDELRDPNTRLPNGRFLPPLFNFKSHELKHVSPEMLGKLIPEHARKQSASISS